One window of the Perca fluviatilis chromosome 5, GENO_Pfluv_1.0, whole genome shotgun sequence genome contains the following:
- the LOC120559481 gene encoding LOW QUALITY PROTEIN: dnaJ homolog subfamily C member 16-like (The sequence of the model RefSeq protein was modified relative to this genomic sequence to represent the inferred CDS: substituted 4 bases at 4 genomic stop codons), producing the protein MAGSKMSVPLAVVVVLSVLLTGATHAGPEMDPYKILGVTRSASQAEIKKVYKRLAKEWHPDKNKNPGAEDMFIKITKSYEILSSEDKRANYDRYGQTDDTQPYGNGRYGQHQDTFNFDESFYNFPFNSKTHRDFADSKYTLHFKQYVNDVVPDSSKRPYLIKITSDWCFSCIHIEPVWKEVVEEMETLGVGIGVVDVGNERRLANHLGAHRTPSILGVLNGKVTFFHYAVAKEHLRQFVEDLLPQRLVEWVTDKNDLHFLNSWHELNKPHVLLFDQVPVVPLLYKLTAFAYKDYLQFGYVDQGLSETANLQKQFNINTYAPTMLIFKESIDKPADIIQAKGMKKQIIDEFMSNNKFLLVPRLVNQKLFDELCPVKQFHRRRKYCVLLMTGDEESFSLGNQAFLSFASANTKEVVRFAYVYQRLQQPLCDTLMQNKDSAPPPAQVVILERRNAAGKALFKPVTTWNGSEEDKQCLLEELERLQKDPSILVHDAMLPELNNEFASMFVIRWVYAFYDYLSEVIDDILHNNWREMMPLLSLIFSALFILFGTVVIQAFRSVAXPIHSRPSKLXLKKKKKKTFCDXNXLSPKKNFVEVTELTDITYMSNLVKLRPGHINIVLVLTDASKNILLSKFAKEVYSFTGSLTLHFSFLNIDKHGEWMNTLLEYAQDAMQIGADEGDAGNHEMDYTGYVLALNGHKKYLCLFKPVYTGEDLDSKSSEDEGGTSGGRSRSSSRDDHPPRRSNRCRSLSTLQIHHKLDRLGLWMERLMEGTLPRYYIPTWPGLDKITPSK; encoded by the exons ATGGCCGGGTCAAAGATGTCTGTGCCACTGGCTGTAGTGGTGGTCCTCTCAGTGCTGCTGACAGGGGCAACCCATGCTGGGCCTGAGATGGATCCATACAAAATCTTAGGAGTAACCAGGAGTGCAAGCCAGGCTGAGATCAAGAAGGTTTATAAGCGTCTTGCAAAAGAATG GCAtcctgacaaaaacaaaaatccaggtGCCGAGGACATGTTTATCAAGATTACCAAATCTTATGAG ATCCTTTCCAGTGAAGACAAACGTGCCAATTATGACCGTTATGGGCAGACTGATGACACCCAGCCATACGGCAATGGTCGCTATGGTCAGCACCAGGACACCTTTAACTTCGACGAGTCCTTCTACAACTTTCCCTTCAACAGCAAGACCCATAGGGACTTTGCTGACAGCAAGTACACGTTGCACTTTAAGCAGTATGTCAATGACGTGGTGCCTGACAGCTCCAAGAGACCATACCTGATAAAGATCACCTCTGACTGGTGCTTCAGCTGCATCCACATCGAGCCTGTATGGAAAGAGGTGGTGGAGGAGATGGAGACTCTAG GTGTCGGGATAGGTGTGGTGGATGTTGGCAATGAGAGACGATTAGCAAATCACCTCGGTGCTCATCGCACCCCATCAATACTCGGAGTCCTAAATGGCAAAGTGACGTTTTTCCATTACGCTGTAGCAAAGGAGCACCTGAGACAGTTTGTAGAAGACCTTCTTCCTCAGAGACTTGTGGAATGG GTCACCGACAAGAATGACCTgcacttcttgaacagctggCATGAGCTCAACAAGCCACACGTGCTTCTGTTTGACCAAGTGCCTGTAGTTCCTCTGCTTTACAAA CTGACAGCTTTTGCTTATAAGGACTACTTGCAGTTTGGCTATGTGGACCAGGGCCTTTCAGAGACCGCTAATCTGCAGAAACAGTTCAATATTAACACTTACGCTCCAACTATGTTGATCTTCAAAGAGAGCATTGACAAGCCTGCTGACATTATACAG GCTAAAGGAATGAAAAAGCAAATTATCGATGAGTTCATGTCAAACAACAAATTCCTCCTTGTGCCACGGCTGGTCAATCAGAAGCTCTTTGATGAGCTCTGTCCTGTCAAACAGTTCCATAGACGCAGAAA ATACTGTGTCCTGCTGATGACAGGTGACGAAGAGTCCTTTTCTCTCGGGAACCAGGCATTTCTTTCATTTGCCTCTGCCAATACCAAGGAAGTTGTGAGATTTGCTTATGTGTACCAACGGCTCCAGCAACCTCTTTGTGACACTCTCATGCAGAACAAGGACAGTGCACCGCCACCAGCACAG gtggTGATCCTGGAGAGGCGGAACGCTGCAGGGAAGGCCTTGTTCAAGCCAGTGACCACCTGGAACGGCAGTGAGGAAGACAAGCAGTGTCTTCTGGAGGAGCTGGAGCGACTTCAGAAAGACCCGTCCATCCTCGTCCATGACGCCATGCTGCCCGAACTTAACAACGAGTTTGCCTCT ATGTTTGTAATCCGATGGGTCTATGCATTTTACGATTACCTCTCTGAAGTCATCGATGATATTCTGCATAACAACTG GCGTGAGATGATGCCTCTTCTGTCCCTCATCTTCTCTGCCTTGTTCATCTTGTTTGGAACCGTGGTTATCCAGGCCTTCAGGTCGGTTGCTTAACCCATACATTCTAGACCATCAAAACT ctgattaaaaaaaaaaaaaaaaaaaacattttgtgacTAAAATTGATTATCGCCCAAGAAGAATTTTGTGGAGGTTACGGAGCTGACAGATATCACTTACATGAGCAACCTGGTGAAGCTGAGGCCGGGACACATTAACATAGTGCTGGTGCTCACTGACGCCTCCAAGAACATCCTCCTTAGCAAGTTTGCCAAAGAGGTGTACTCCTTCACCGG GAGCCTGACGCTGCACTTCTCCTTCCTGAATATTGACAAGCACGGTGAGTGGATGAACACACTGCTGGAATATGCCCAGGACGCCATGCAGATCGGTGCAGATGAGGGTGACGCGGGAAACCACGAGATGGACTACACCGGCTACGTGCTGGCTCTTAACGGCCACAAAAAGTACCTTTGTCTGTTTAAGCCCGTCTACACCGGCGAAGACCTTGACAGTAAGTCATCTGAGGATGAAGGGGGCACTTCAGGGGGGAGGTCGAGGTCCAGTTCACGTGACGACCACCCGCCGCGCAGATCCAACCGTTGCCGCAGCTTATCCACCCTGCAGATCCACCACAAACTGGACCGTCTAGGGTTGTGGATGGAAAGGCTCATGGAAGGCACTTTGCCTCGCTACTACATCCCTACGTGGCCAGGACTTGACAAAATCACCCCCAGTAAATAG